In Bacteroidia bacterium, one genomic interval encodes:
- a CDS encoding glycosyltransferase, producing MAQKKVIISVINDIATDQRVRRTASAFSELNYQIIIVGRKLPQSLPVYEMNGLQVKRFNMPINKGPLFYALFQVRLILFLIFKKADVLFSNDLDTLLPNYLVSRLKGSVLIYDSHEYFTGVPELQKNHFARKIWTKVESFIFPKLKNVITVNRSIANLYSQQYGNIVHVVRNVPDKTNRIIFDVVQWKRSVGFSDDKKVFILQGAGINIDRGAEEAVEAMKDVDAMLLIIGGGDVFHQLKELAHKHNVAHKVIIHPKISREELMAVTASCFAGLTLDKDTNINYRFSLPNKLFDYIHAEIPVIATDLPEVAAIVNVYRTGIVLSQNSPQAIANAMNGLISEKELYDDYKENCRIVATDLCWQSEKKVLIDLILSSERTQ from the coding sequence ATGGCGCAGAAAAAGGTTATAATTTCCGTAATTAATGATATAGCTACTGATCAACGGGTTAGAAGAACAGCGTCAGCATTTTCTGAGCTTAACTATCAGATTATTATTGTAGGTCGAAAGTTGCCGCAAAGTTTGCCGGTTTATGAGATGAATGGTTTGCAAGTAAAGCGTTTTAATATGCCTATAAACAAAGGTCCATTGTTCTATGCATTGTTTCAAGTGAGACTTATCCTCTTTTTAATTTTTAAAAAAGCTGATGTGCTTTTTTCAAATGACTTAGATACACTCTTGCCGAATTATTTGGTGTCTCGACTGAAAGGAAGTGTGTTGATTTATGACAGCCATGAGTATTTTACTGGTGTTCCTGAATTGCAAAAAAATCACTTTGCACGCAAAATATGGACAAAGGTTGAATCTTTTATTTTTCCGAAACTAAAAAATGTCATTACAGTTAATCGTTCAATTGCAAATCTTTATAGCCAGCAGTATGGTAACATTGTGCATGTTGTTCGTAATGTTCCTGATAAAACAAATAGGATTATTTTCGATGTAGTCCAATGGAAACGCTCTGTCGGGTTTTCTGATGATAAGAAGGTGTTTATCTTACAAGGGGCAGGAATCAATATTGACAGAGGGGCAGAGGAGGCAGTTGAAGCTATGAAAGATGTAGATGCTATGTTACTTATTATTGGAGGAGGTGATGTTTTTCATCAGCTGAAAGAATTAGCACATAAACATAATGTAGCTCATAAAGTGATTATTCATCCTAAGATTTCACGTGAGGAATTGATGGCGGTAACCGCATCATGCTTTGCAGGACTTACATTGGATAAAGACACCAACATCAATTATAGATTCAGTTTGCCTAACAAGCTTTTTGATTACATACATGCAGAAATTCCTGTTATCGCAACAGATTTGCCAGAAGTAGCGGCAATTGTAAATGTGTACAGAACAGGAATTGTACTGTCTCAAAACTCACCTCAAGCAATAGCTAATGCTATGAATGGCTTAATTAGTGAAAAAGAACTTTATGACGATTATAAAGAAAATTGTAGAATTGTAGCAACAGATTTATGTTGGCAAAGTGAAAAGAAAGTATTGATTGATTTGATTTTATCCTCTGAGCGAACCCAATAA